Genomic segment of Salvia hispanica cultivar TCC Black 2014 chromosome 2, UniMelb_Shisp_WGS_1.0, whole genome shotgun sequence:
ggtaaaaatatggagtaaatgatgaattttgacaaaaattgatttaatttaataaagttcATAGCTTACAATTTGTAGCAAATtatacatgattttatttcgaCCGAAATaatggagaaatggtaaacaTTTACTTCAAATTGAATGATGAAGACATTATTGAAGCCTTTTCCAAATATCGTCAAAGAATGCATTTAGCAATCAATCAGTAGTAATTCAGTATTACAAGCCATATATTGACGACGCTGAGATTTGTGGGTGATTgtaaggaaaaataaatattgtagtgcaATTAATTAAAGGATTGTGAATAAATGCAAAAGAATTGTTATAGTTTACTGATTTGAGAAATTCAAGTAAAAAGATGGAATTACATTGAAACGTAATTATTGTTGCATTTCCCATTGGAAGAATatggattttttggtttttatcCACAGTCAAGCATTTTTATGGGAAACTATATGTCATTATGCTTCTTTAAAGTAGTCAAATTCAAGATATATTATCTAATAAAGTATCATAAttttcactattattattagaaaattccatgatcattataaaattaaaaataaaacataaatgatTTTCTTCAAACACGAAATAAATGATTTAGTAACTTGCAGTTTTTTTAGTAAAGTAATTACAGATGTGAAAATAGCATTtggaatttaatataaatactccttAATCAGCAATGGCAAAATCACCttattttgttcataaaaTATCAGAGCATTGAATTCTCACTCTCTCCCTCCTTTTTTACATCGCCATCAGCATAATtgtctctctcctctctccctTTCAAACACACAAACGCAGGCACGCACCATTATTTACACTTTCCAACCATTCCcatatttcttttcctttctttatATCTGTGTTTACAGTCTTTAATTGCTGCCCCACACATAAGTTTTTGGTTCCAATTTCTTAACAAGTGGGTGGGTGATTTTTCCCTGTGGCTCTCCCTTTTTGGTCGGTGTGGAATTTGATACTCTTCCGCCCCAGCAATCAACCCCTTCACTTTCTCCTTCACCCTCCAACTTTTCTGTTGTAAATACCTGTCAAAGATAGGATTTTTGTTTCTGGGCTTTTggaattgtaaaaaaaaaaaggatttttTGTGGGGTTTTGATATCTTTTAATCGAATAATCCCATCTCCGTTGGTGTTTTCCATATGGGGCTAATCCAGAGTTTTgtgtgaaaataaatatttttccagactttgattttggtgtAGAAAACTGAGGCTGTTTGATCAGGGAAATCGAATATCGTTATAAAGGCAAAATCTTTGCTTGATTGAGTGAGCAGTCGTGTGAAATTGTCATCATCTAACCTCGAAGGCAAGGTTAGATGAGTTTACGATTTTTGTTTGTGGATCAGCAGCATTCCAGGAAATAGTTGTTTCGTTCAAGGGAAGACCACATTGCCATTACCATAACcaatttttacttttccaAGCTGataaagagagaggaaaaaaggcTACAGTGATTTGGGGTTTTGTCTTAAATCAGACAACAGGTGTTTGGTAGATTCTACTGAAACCACATTGGGGTGGGCTGCTTGTTTCAGGTAATAATAAATCCTATACTCATCAGTTTTATTTGTTAACTATCCATTCTTTCCTTAATTTGCTTGTTCTACTTTTGCCATAAAAAACATCTTGATTTAGATGCTGAGAATTTGTTCTTgaacatctctctctctctctcttattccCCCTTATCTAAATAATCAGTATGCTTGAACTGCAATTCAGAGATTGCATGTCTCTCTCATTCTCATTCTTCGAAGTTGTATTGTATGGTAAATCTTGATTAACCTATGAGGCTATGACTGAATCATGAATCTTGATCAAATGGATTATTGGATCCAATTACTGTTCAAATCCTTCTCATTTTAACATTATGTTTCAACTATTTATGAATCCTTATTGAATACTTTGAGGGCTTAGTTACAATCGGTCTAGTTTCGATCTCAACTAAGGGTATTGTGTATTCGGGAATGTGTAGGTGCTTGATCTTATTCTTGAGCAGTGAAgcatttttttggttttgcttTCGACTAATAAATTGATTTCCTATCGGCTTAACTTGCAGTTAGAGGGGGATAAGTAGTGAATGTGAAGTACTGAGAACTAGAGGGAATTCATTATGGCGAAAAAATCACAGAGGCGCCTTTTGAGACATGAAAGAGGCCAGGCAGGTTGCATATCGGGTTTAATTAGCATATTTCACTTCCGCCATGGGCGATCCACCAAACGCTTGCTTTCAGATAGAAGCCGTATGAACAAGCAAGTAGTTGGTAAGAGCTTTCATAGAATTTTTCTTACATGCCAGCTTGATGTTTCATAGACTGATTTTTGGGATTTTAACTTCTTAATGGGTTTCTAGGTGGTGATTATTCGGGAAACCATCCCGTTATACTTGATCCGACTGAAAAATGCGAAAGCATCAAGGTATGTGGTTCTGTCTGATGTCTGGCTTGTAATTTGagtgtttgttttctttatcatAACAATATTCTGTAATGAAACAGGTCGATGGTGAAGGTAATATGCCTCTGCTTGATGCTGCTAAAACGAGCGTGAAGGAACTCATGGAAGAAGAGATGTGTAATGAGTCCGGAAACCTTAAAGATTCTGCTATGAATTTGGAACATTGTAACTCAAATAACGGAAATCCTCTCAAAAAACgtcaaaagaaaagaagcagAAGCCGCATCAAGTCTAGTGATCTGGATGTCACTGAGCTGGGCACCTCTGAACACCTGACGCCCGAGAACGGTAACCAGGTTCAAGAGCAAAGGTCAGATTATCTCGATCTGGAAATGATAATGGAAGAGTTGGCACAGATCAACCAGAGTAATGCAAATGGCTCGAAGTATGACCTTTGTGGTGATCATGATATACCATCTGGTCAGACTGTTAACGTCATtgaagaaaagttggttgcaGCTGTAATAGTGCTTGCAGAGCAGCGGCTGGACTGCGGTAAGCATTTTGGGGAAGACGGGAATAGTTGTTGCTCGAAAGAGTTCATGGATGCTCTGAAAACATTGAGTGTGAATAAGGGCTTGCTGTTGAAGCAACTAAAGGATCCAAACTCGAAACTGGTTAAACATGTGCAGAATTTAGAGGATGCTCGATTAAGCAGAGATGCAATAACCAATTTGCTGCCAGCATCCAATTTGTCTGAGGATAAAGCGGGAAAATTAAAGTGTGATGAGTCCAGCAGCCATAAACACCGAAATTTCTTCCGGAGACGGACCAAGTCGCTGGAGAGCTACCCTGTAATAGGGGATAAAGATGTTCAGaatcataataaaattgtCATACTGAAACCTGGGCAAGCAGGGGCATATAGCCCTCAAATTGATGCCAGAGTTAGCAGCCTTCGTTTGCAGTCTCCTGACATGGACAATAAGGTTCAGAACGATAGAAATACATCCCAGTTCTCTTTTACtgaaataaaaaggaaactCAGGCATGCAATAGGGAAGGAACGACAAGGAGTCACTCCTGATAGAGTTAATGTCAAACTGAGTCCTAAGCTACAAAATAGCAATAATGGTGACAAAAGCAGTACAGGAGAAAATCTTTTCTGGAGTTCTCCAAATAGGAACCATTTCTATACTGAAAGATTTTTGACATCTTCTCCTAGCTTGAAGAAGGGTGAACCAGTTAGAAATTTGAAGGATGGGAGTTCAGTGGTCGCGAACGAAACCAGCCAATATTCAAGACTAGGGGGATCTAACATCTATGTAGAGGCTAAAAAGCATCTCTCTGAGATGCTGAATAATGGAGGTGAAACCCCCGAGTCGGTAACTCGGCAGTTGCCAAAGTCCCTTGGTAGAATCCTCTCTCTTCCTGAGTATAATAATGGTACCCCTTGCTGCAGCCCTAGAAAATACGGTGATGATATCTTAATAACGACCCAGCTCAGATTGTCTCCTCGTGCCATGGGTAGGAGTGATTTGAGTGGTCTTTTGCAAGAGAACCTTAACAATCATCTGAGTCCGAGAAAGCAACATTTGGATAGTCAGCCAGTCAGCTCTAGTAGCAACTGCAAAGACAAGATACAGTCTCTGGATACGAGTGATAAGATCACACTCAGTGATGATCAAGAACATTCCATTGAAATTCAATCTGTCAATGAAATTACTTTAGATCATGAAGGTAATAAATCTCATCTATTTTGTGAAACGTACTTTTGAAGGTGGTCAACTATTTGATCTCACTAAAGGAATTGTTCTTTTTATAGTAACAGCTCAAAGCTTGCCTGGAGTAGTTGCAGACATTGAGGAAATGGCTGAATCAAAACATGAGGAAGAGGAAAAGATCATTACTAATTCATCTGAATCATCTAATGATTTGATTGGTGGAGATATTGACAATGAAGATGCTAGAGAAGTAGACAACACACAAGTTCCTTCTCAGTTATCGGCAGACTGTTCTTCATGCTCCAATTTGGTGAGTCTTCactatttcattcattttaacTCGGAATATGAGGGTCGAGTCCTGAATCCAtgttgcttttcttttctGGTGTTCCCTAACTCAGAATATCTTTTCATGTTTACATTTGTTTTGATGTTACCCAGCCTTTATCTGGCGAAGATCAATCCCCGTCATCACCAGAGTCCCCTCCAAGCGGTTCAGTAAGTGCTGAAAATGATGATTCTGACTGCGCAATGTACAAATTGGAGCGACCCAGTCCGATATCTGTTCTTGAGCCATTATTCACAGATGATGACGTCAGCCCTGCAAGCACCACATCTCAACCAGGTTAGATTGTGGATAAATAACCGAAACAGCCTTAtgtttatctctcatactgaAAATATAATCTTCTGTTATATTTAGTTGTCAGAGAAATCCAGCCACGTCATATCCATTTTGAAGAACAATCTTTTGCTAGTGACCAAGGAGTTTGTACAAGAATTTCTCTCGAGGATGAGGAATCTGCGTTTGAGTATGTGGAAGCTGTGCTGCTGGGCTCTGGTTTAAACTGGGATGAATTTCTCTTGAGATGGATTTCTATGCATGAGATCCTTGACTCGTCATTATTTGATGAAGTCGAATTATTCTCTAGCCGACCCCAACATGATCAGAAACTCCTTTTCGACTGTGCCAATGCAGCTTTAAGTGAGGTGTGTGAGAAATACTTCGGATGCTTTTCAGGGATATCCCATGTCAAAATGAATAACCAAGTGGCCCCAAGAGGAATGGACCTGATCCATGAGATATGGCAACTTGTCGAATGGCATCTGCTTCAGCTTCCACAGCCTCACTCTCTCGAACAGCTTGTCAAAGCAGACTTGGTGAGATCCAGAAAATGGATGGTCCTCCAATCGGATGTCGAGTTTATTGTTTCAGAGATGGGGGAGACCATTTTCACAGAACTGGTGGAGGAAACGGTACTGATCTTTTTGGATGACACATTGGAGTGTGAGTTTGCATTGCTCCAAAATGAATCCGATGCCATTGAGGCCACCTACTTGTAGAGTGAGGAGAATCGTGGACTAAATCGGTTTCAAGCTGATATCTTGTATACCTGGAAGACGAGGGGCGTCCCCCAACCAGTCACATAATCCCCAGGAATCATGACGAAGGTCTGAAACGTCTAGCTTCGACATAAACCAATAAATCTCACAGATGGCTAGTATTTCTTAGTACAGTAGAGTCTTGTGTCATTTTTTTCGTGTTAGGAATCACAAAGAATGGACAGTTTCACCACCCGAAGGCGTCCAGAGGTACTTGTAGGAAGACATTTAGCTTCGTTTGATGCCATAAGCCCGTTTTTATTTCAGGTTCAGCGGGGTCTAACCTCataatagaaaaaatcaaGGTTTGTGATGTATGATCCTAGAATAATACAGTAAGGCTTCTGCATATTTGGTGTGTGCAGAAAATCCTCCACATGTTTGTAGTTTTGTGTTGCACATAGGTGTTTGGTTTGTAAAGAAACATGGTTGTGTTTACTCCTCTTCTGATGTTATCATACTCACTCTGTAATGTGACTTGTGCAATAGATGTCTTCGTTTTACGCCATCACGTCTGTTGTGCTCGTCTTTTTGAGAATCATCGGTCATCCGATTGTTCTTATGATGCTTCTTTTTAAGTCACATTCCGCCTTTTCAatatcttttttgttttgatattattaacTTAGCATCtgttatgaaaaataaaactaaaactttAAAGGTCATTTAGTAAAACAATCTGTTGTAAGGTGAAATGCTCAGTCAAAATGCATGATCACATCTGGACTTTTATCATACACCTTGCAGTCGATTTGGAAAATCGAACTCCAAAAATAAGTCTGGTTTGCACATTTCTGgtatacaataaaaaaagtgtATATCACCGGATATATATGGACAAacacttaattataatttaggtACTTATGCACTATTTTCAGacttttttgctattttttttttactttttagttatAAGGGATATTTTAGTCCTCGTGTTTAATATTTCTCTCTTATCATTTCTCTCGCTTTTCCTATTTTCTTCtcttacttatattttttatttaatttattattcatctctcccattttctatatattcttaatttaatttagtttaacaataaataatcaatacaCGTCaacttaaatatatttttaatttgatatgcattactttaaaaatattataattaaagataattatcaacattttctaattttttttattgaaatatgttttTGCACAAAATTGAAGCCAGTGagcttaaataaatattactcttaTACAAGAaggaaatttatttatgatacaTTCTAAGAATATTGTGCGTATTTAATCACTATTAAAATAACGAAAATTATACACATTTATGTgcataataatattagtgtTTGATAGGGACGTGATCATATgataacccatatttatggtgataacctacTAACCTAACATTCTATGAAcgaaatatatcattttatagaataaaatatcattttatggattaaaagtatcattttatgcatgctgaaaaaatatcatttttagtaaaaatgatatttttgaaccataaaataataggttattaggttatcaccataaatatcGTTATCATTCTAACGCACCCCGTGTTTGATATATGTATTGAATGTTTAATGTGAATCTTAATAAATTGagaatctatacaatatataaaaggggagttttggaaaaaattacaagattgcaatttaatttaaaaaattatattaaattaaaaatatataatcaaaggCTTTAAAAGTGTGATTAAGTGGAGTGAGTGGGAGATTATCTAGATATTTAGTTTAATACTCCCACTCCCACAACCTTTCTTCTCCCATAGAAATATAACGGTAAGTGAGTCTTTGAAATCAGATAGCTAAAAAAACTTCAATCGACTTCATGGCTTTTCACTCTGTGCATTCAATTGAgaaatttatgattataatactattatactaATGCTACTGAATTATTAAACTttgatagtaattttttttgccagttttattgagaaaattgaattCCCATAGCCCTTTCTTATTCCACACATTCATGCCATTCGAGGGCGACCACCTTCGTACTTGCCTGGTGAGAGGCCGGTTTGGTGAGTGTGCTACTGTGAGTTTCTTGTGCAGAATAATGCGTTATATGCCTTCTAAATTTGAGGCTAATGTTTTGAATGCTGGACAAACTTAGGTGACTGTTTTGGtaatttggttttatttgtTAAGTTGTGCTTTTTTTGGTGTATTGAAAATGTAAATGTCTGCTGGtcataaatattgtataataaCTGGTGTTTTTGTTTAGTGCATGCATGATGCATCTTCAGCCTCAACAATTCGTGACATCAAGCCAAAATgaacaaaaccaaattaataatgaaattaattaagtattgccattttttttattctttttattataaatagaggtTACAAACACATATTCATACATATTTGTTTCGCTACTTGATGGTCTTTTGTTATTCATGATTTACTTTGTATttgtaatgttatttttatggtggtcagtttcattttttttggggtttgaATGTAgtcaatttatttaacatattttctcatcatgtataaataaaataaatgaccAAGCGCAATGGCAAAATTCTAGAAAGAGACGTCACAGGGAAGAAGACGGTGTGATATGAAGGCACGATTTTATACATTAGGTTTAATTTGTTAGGGCTTCATTTagttatataggagtatttcaATACATGACATCAACCGATTAATATTTAAGTTGTTAATGGaatatattatactttattaattagttacgTATTATGggatttctaaattttttaatatttaagttatattatgtgtttttcgaaaatttatgaatttaaataaataaattttgatgtataatagtataaacaaataaaatgagaaataaaaaagaaaaaaatttgatattcttttaattaaaataataattaaagtaatagaAACACTCATGTTGATTAGAAGATTGCATAATACAAAGTATAAGTTGTCCGGTTGATATATagcaatttatataaaatatatatttgaaactgaaaaagtaaagaaagtAGGTGAATATGCATTTTGGTTTGAAGATTTGGTGTAAATCATTCATACAAAATTATCAGTTCATAAATTTCTTCACCAATAATTCATTGTATTATACACATTgattatttacaatttttatataatgatatgattcctaattttgtttaattgattcgattaaaaatattttaatttgtgcaTCGCACAGGTGTAATACTAGTAAATGTAGAATGTAGAATGAGAGagattaataagaaattaaatactaataagaACGAgaaggaaatagaaaaaaaaaagagaatagatgagagagaaattatTAAACATACAGACAAAGACTAAATAATCCCttaatattaaaagtaaaaaagtggCAAAGAGTTCGAAAATAGTGCAAACTATCTTAAATGTAATAAAATCTTTGTTCGGagtttctctttctttttgccatttttgggATAggtgtccacaaaaaatagtctcatttctaaaaaggaaaattatctTATTCATACggttattcattttttctcatctcattcatctcataatttatctattttttctttctatctcttttattttatccattttttctccttctatcttactttacctatttctcattaaaatatatgttttaCACAAATGAGACTACTTTTTTTAACTGaggaaatattaattttataataaattattagtagaATGACATTAGTGGAATGAGAAACCTATAACTATCATTTATGAATGTATTCTAATTGAGACTTTTTAATGTGTGatagactaaaatggaaaactggactcctaaaatgggataAAGGGGTAATAATTACCTTATTTTTGTCgtttattcatttcttaaaaattggTAGTACATGAAGATAAAAGATACACAAAGATGCATGAACTTGCATGGAAAGAAGGAGCAATGAACAAGGCCGAGCAAAGTGACATAACTAACTACAATTCcccttcaaattttcattgcAATATCACAATTGAGTTCAAGATTTGAATGAATAAActctttctcttttgcttCTTCTCTATTATAATCAGTCGTCGTCGGCATCACGTGCCTCCATTATACTACCGGATTTGAAtgaatccaaaaaaatttagtaattactaattaaataaaaaattacatcataaaattttaaaattcatataactCCTTTAGCGTTGTTCTAGATCGTTATATTGAATTGAAGATAATAAAGGAAAACTACAACACAATTATAATCATTGTTACAATTATgagtgtaaaaataaattaaataattttatacattagTTAATGTGAATTATCAATGTTTATCACACGTTTATTAACAATGTTTgcattttaattactataattacCACGTGTTAGTGGAGCACTTGCAAGTTAATAGGAGTACTCTTTTGAAATGAGTTTATAATCTATCAACTGAATTGTCAAAGTCCCAGTTTGAGCAAAAATATAACCAACTAATTTCTTATGTCAGCACCCAAAAATAACAAG
This window contains:
- the LOC125205471 gene encoding uncharacterized protein LOC125205471 isoform X1, with translation MAKKSQRRLLRHERGQAGCISGLISIFHFRHGRSTKRLLSDRSRMNKQVVGGDYSGNHPVILDPTEKCESIKVDGEGNMPLLDAAKTSVKELMEEEMCNESGNLKDSAMNLEHCNSNNGNPLKKRQKKRSRSRIKSSDLDVTELGTSEHLTPENGNQVQEQRSDYLDLEMIMEELAQINQSNANGSKYDLCGDHDIPSGQTVNVIEEKLVAAVIVLAEQRLDCGKHFGEDGNSCCSKEFMDALKTLSVNKGLLLKQLKDPNSKLVKHVQNLEDARLSRDAITNLLPASNLSEDKAGKLKCDESSSHKHRNFFRRRTKSLESYPVIGDKDVQNHNKIVILKPGQAGAYSPQIDARVSSLRLQSPDMDNKVQNDRNTSQFSFTEIKRKLRHAIGKERQGVTPDRVNVKLSPKLQNSNNGDKSSTGENLFWSSPNRNHFYTERFLTSSPSLKKGEPVRNLKDGSSVVANETSQYSRLGGSNIYVEAKKHLSEMLNNGGETPESVTRQLPKSLGRILSLPEYNNGTPCCSPRKYGDDILITTQLRLSPRAMGRSDLSGLLQENLNNHLSPRKQHLDSQPVSSSSNCKDKIQSLDTSDKITLSDDQEHSIEIQSVNEITLDHEVTAQSLPGVVADIEEMAESKHEEEEKIITNSSESSNDLIGGDIDNEDAREVDNTQVPSQLSADCSSCSNLPLSGEDQSPSSPESPPSGSVSAENDDSDCAMYKLERPSPISVLEPLFTDDDVSPASTTSQPVVREIQPRHIHFEEQSFASDQGVCTRISLEDEESAFEYVEAVLLGSGLNWDEFLLRWISMHEILDSSLFDEVELFSSRPQHDQKLLFDCANAALSEVCEKYFGCFSGISHVKMNNQVAPRGMDLIHEIWQLVEWHLLQLPQPHSLEQLVKADLVRSRKWMVLQSDVEFIVSEMGETIFTELVEETVLIFLDDTLECEFALLQNESDAIEATYL
- the LOC125205471 gene encoding uncharacterized protein LOC125205471 isoform X2, giving the protein MAKKSQRRLLRHERGQAGCISGLISIFHFRHGRSTKRLLSDRSRMNKQVVGGDYSGNHPVILDPTEKCESIKVDGEGNMPLLDAAKTSVKELMEEEMCNESGNLKDSAMNLEHCNSNNGNPLKKRQKKRSRSRIKSSDLDVTELGTSEHLTPENGNQVQEQRSDYLDLEMIMEELAQINQSNANGSKYDLCGDHDIPSGQTVNVIEEKLVAAVIVLAEQRLDCGKHFGEDGNSCCSKEFMDALKTLSVNKGLLLKQLKDPNSKLVKHVQNLEDARLSRDAITNLLPASNLSEDKAGKLKCDESSSHKHRNFFRRRTKSLESYPVIGDKDVQNHNKIVILKPGQAGAYSPQIDARVSSLRLQSPDMDNKVQNDRNTSQFSFTEIKRKLRHAIGKERQGVTPDRVNVKLSPKLQNSNNGDKSSTGENLFWSSPNRNHFYTERFLTSSPSLKKGEPVRNLKDGSSVVANETSQYSRLGGSNIYVEAKKHLSEMLNNGGETPESVTRQLPKSLGRILSLPEYNNGTPCCSPRKYGDDILITTQLRLSPRAMGRSDLSGLLQENLNNHLSPRKQHLDSQPVSSSSNCKDKIQSLDTSDKITLSDDQEHSIEIQSVNEITLDHEAQSLPGVVADIEEMAESKHEEEEKIITNSSESSNDLIGGDIDNEDAREVDNTQVPSQLSADCSSCSNLPLSGEDQSPSSPESPPSGSVSAENDDSDCAMYKLERPSPISVLEPLFTDDDVSPASTTSQPVVREIQPRHIHFEEQSFASDQGVCTRISLEDEESAFEYVEAVLLGSGLNWDEFLLRWISMHEILDSSLFDEVELFSSRPQHDQKLLFDCANAALSEVCEKYFGCFSGISHVKMNNQVAPRGMDLIHEIWQLVEWHLLQLPQPHSLEQLVKADLVRSRKWMVLQSDVEFIVSEMGETIFTELVEETVLIFLDDTLECEFALLQNESDAIEATYL